One window of the Pieris brassicae chromosome 4, ilPieBrab1.1, whole genome shotgun sequence genome contains the following:
- the LOC123708819 gene encoding integrin beta-PS-like — translation MKVVFLICLYLKLNLVDCESNCKNFKTCSGCIGYNLDKCVWCSAKEHDDRRCQTLEYAEQNNAWCKENYYNPPQISSFNIVQNDTFNVGLNGSKVVQFTPQILQIKARLNALISFKMNYKPAKDYPLDIYYVMDYSDTMKRHTKTLIQQAYKIYEELTKLTNNVRFGIGSYVEKPAMPFVDLALHKSYSFKNHLSLTDNVTLFIENIGEPDGSNYDDPEAAFDAIMQAMVCKDKIDWRNNARRIIVLCTDGVYHSAGDGKFVGAIKPNDMKCHLENNTYSESLTYDYPSVSQINKIATENNIKIIFAVDPKVQRSYEALEKKILGAKYVPLTGNIVDTIINEYLGLVRSLVIDSNIPPPIQLAKIVPDCTKSGICQIKHEQSLEMEGFLKINSCPSNEKKMKYSLEIGPVSLDEKLRIELEIDCHCDCEAEGEMNSTLCSGAGILQCGVCKCNDDRYGSICDCKGTDTNTINFDKCKANVDDANYCSGRGICRCGKCEECKKGFSGDFCQFDDNACPRPGGLLCSGHGRCQYGTCSCDPNWIGDDCRCPDDERSCMAPISNEVCSGRGQCKCGECVCQRQNGTSEICSGKFCDDCEELTQKRCKELEDYALCNFYNNKTKCDEEYNQTTTGVILVNKTEMHAPGREHKAKWCHKLLKDDKTLTFLYYYPLASINTLEVVIQNELDERAKADVWVAVGSAIGGVLLIGLLMVIGWKLLIDAHDKREYNKLIKESAAAGYDVSNPLYRTPEVNFTNPAYDRKN, via the exons ATGAAGGTCGTGTTTTTGATATGCCTTTATCTTAAGTTAAATTTAGTAGATTGTGAATCGaattgtaaaaattttaaGACATGTAGTGGTTGTATAGGATACAATCTAGACAAATGTGTTTGGTGCTCTGCT AAAGAACACGATGATCGACGTTGCCAAACCTTAGAGTATGCTGAACAAAACAATGCTTGGTGCAAGGAAAATTACTATAATCCCCCACAGATCTCTAGTTTCAATATCGTTCAAAATGACACATTTAATGTTGGTTTAAATGGATCTAAAGTGGTACAATTTACTCctcaaatattacaaataaaagcaCGTCTAAATgcattaatttcttttaaaatgaaCTATAAACCTGCTAAAGATTATCCATTAGATATATACTATGTCATGGACTACTCTGACACAATGAAGAGGCATACCAAAACACTTATTCAGCAAGcttacaaaatatacgaaGAATTGAcaaaattgacaaataatGTTCGTTTTGGTATTGGAAGCTATGTAGAAAAACCAGCGATGCCATTTGTGGA tttAGCACTTCATAAATCATATTCCTTTAAAAACCATTTGTCGTTAACTGATAACGTGAcactttttattgaaaatattggcGAACCGGACGGCTCCAACTATGATGACCCAGAAGCTGCCTTCGATGCTATAATGCAAGCAATGGTTTGTAAAGATAAAATAGATTGGCGAAACAATGCAAGGCGTATCATTGTTTTATGTACCGATGGTGTATATCATAGTGCAGGAGATGGAAAATTTGTTGGAGCTATAAAGCCTAATGATATGAAATGTCATCTTGAAAATAATACCTATTCCGAATCACTAACGTATGACTATCCTTCAGTGAgtcaaattaacaaaattgcTACTGAAAACAACATCAAGATAATATTTGCTGTGGACCCCAAAGTTCAAAGATCTTATGAAGCGTTAGAAAAGAAAATTCTTGGCGCTAAATATGTTCCTTTAACCGGTAATATTGTCGATACGATAATAAACGAATATTTG GGGTTAGTAAGATCTTTAGTAATTGATTCAAATATACCGCCTCCTATTCAATTAGCGAAGATTGTACCCGATTGTACAAAGAGTGGTATTTGTCAAATCAAACACGAGCAATCTTTAGAAATGGAaggctttttaaaaataaactcatGTCCATCCAATGAgaagaaaatgaaatattcaCTGGAAATAGGTCCAGTATCTTTGGATGAAAAATTGAGAATAGAACTAGAAATTGATTGTCATTGTGACTGTGAGGCCGAGGGAGAAATGAATTCAACTTTGTGCAGCGGCGCTGGTATATTACAATGTGGAGTATGTAAATGTAATGATGATAG ATACGGCAGTATATGTGATTGTAAGGGAACAGacacaaatacaattaatttcgATAAATGTAAAGCAAATGTTGATGATGCAAACTACTGTAGTGGTCGTGGAATATGCAg GTGCGGTAAATGCGAAGAGTGCAAAAAGGGATTTTCTGGGGATTTCTGCCAATTTGACGACAATGCTTGTCCTCGACCAGGTGGCCTTCTATGCTCAGGGCATGGTAGATGTCAGTATGGTACTTGTTCATGTGACCCAAATTGGATTGGCGATGACTGCCGTTGCCCGGATGATGAACGTAGTTGTATGGCACCCATTTCCAACGAA GTGTGTTCTGGAAGAGGACAGTGTAAGTGCGGAGAATGTGTCTGTCAACGACAGAATGGTACATCGGAAATATGCTCCGGAAAATTTTGCGACGATTGCGAAGAATTGACTCAGAAGCGTTGCAAAGAGCTAGAGGACTATGCCTTAtgtaatttctataataacaaaacaaagtgtGATGAAGAATACAATCAAACGACAACGGGTGTCATACTTGTTAATAAGACAGAAATGCACGCGCCTGGGCGTGAACATAAAGCAAAATGGTGTcacaaacttttaaaagatGACAAAACATTAACCTTCCTATACTATTATCCGCTAGCATCTATTAACACATTGGAAGTTGTAATTCAGAATGAATTAGATGAACGAGCTAAAGCTGATGTTTGGG TTGCTGTGGGAAGTGCAATTGGTGGTGTATTATTAATTGGTCTCCTCATGGTGATTGGTTGGAAGCTTCTCATTGATGCTCATGATAAAAGGGAGTACAATAAACTGATAAAGGAGTCTGCTGCGGCCGGTTACGATGTATCAAATCCATTGTATAGAACCCCGGAAGTAAATTTTACTAATCCAGCTTACGATCGAAAAAATTGA